The window AGGTCTATTGCCGGTTCGAGTTGCGCGTCGAGGGACTCCGCCGCCGGGTCCACTGGGAGCGGGCGCGCGGGCGGGTGTCGGTGTACTGGCGTACGGACCGGGGCGCGCCGGAGCCCCGTTACGGGGAGCGATGGCTCTGGCGCGGGGTCCTGGAGCGGAGGGCCCGGTTCGACGGCGGGCGCGGCGGCGCACTCTGCACGCTGCGGCCGGACCCCGAGGGCGGCCGCCGGCTGTCCTCCGGGCGCGGGTCGAAATTCGTCGCCTGGTGCCTGGCCCAGCGGCGCGCGTGCTTCGACCTGCTCGGCCGTGGCCTGGAGCAGAGTCCCGACGTCGCGGCCCTGCTGCGGACCCTGTTGCTGGGATACCGGCAGGAGCTTTCCCCGCAACTCCTCCAGGCCTTCTCCACGACCGGCACCCTGCACATCATCGCGATCTCCGGGCTGCACGTCGGCATCATGATCGTGCTGGTGACCGCCTTCCTCAAGGCCACCGGCCGGCCCCGCCCGCACTGGGCGTTGTACCTTGCCCCCGCGCTCGCCGTGTATGCCGTGGGCACCGGCATGAGCGCCAGCACGCTGCGCGCGACGATCATGGCGCTGATCTTCTGGGCCGGACCCCTCTTCCGCCGCCGGCCGGACGGGCTGTCCGCGCTGGCCCTTTCGGCCATCCTGATCCTGGCGTTCGCCCCCCTCCAGATCGTGGACCTCGGCTTCCTCTTCTCCTACTCCGCCGTGCTCGCGCTGATGATGTGGTATCCCCTGTGGATCCGGCCCTTCGCCGGGCGGCTGCGCGCGGATCCCTGGGCGCCGCCGGAAAGCCGGGTGCGGAAGACCGTCCGCACCGCGGCGCTCTACGTGATCGGGCTGCTGCTGACCACGAGCGCCGTGTGGTTTACCACGGCCCCGCTGACCGCCCGCTTCTTCAATCTCGTGGCGCCGATGGCGCTGCCCAGCAACCTGCTGGTGATCCCGATGTCTTTCGTGGTCCTGATGACCGGGGTCCTCACCGTGCTGTTCGGCACGCTGTCCTCCTGGCTGGCGGAGGTTTTCAATCACGCCAACCGGGTGTTCGCCGCCATCCTGCTCGGCGGCATCCGGTTCTTCTCCGGCCTCCGCTGGGGCTACGCCTACGTGCCCACGCCGCCCGCGTGGTTCCTGGCCGCGTGGTGCGCGTGGATGGCCCTGCTCCGGATGGCGCGCCGCCGCGCCGGCCTCGTGCTCGCCGGTCTCCTCGCGCTCGGCGCGGGCTGGGCCTGGCTCCGCGGCAGCGACGCGGCCCACGCGGACGTGCTGGATGTCGGCCAGGGCCAGGCGATCTTCCTGAACCTGCCGGGCCCGCGGGATGTCCTGGTCGACACGGGCCCGCGCTTCGCGTCCCGGGACGTGCTCCGCCACCTGCGCCGCCACGGCGTCAACGGGCTCCACGCCCTCATCCTGACCCACGGCGACGCGGAGCATATCGGGGGCACCGCCGCCGTCCTGGACAGCCTGCCCGTGGACGAGATCTGGTGCACGGCCCACCTCGGCCGCTCCCCTGCCTACCGCGAGTTGCTCGCCGACATCCGGCGGCGCGGCATTCCGCTCCGGACCCTTTCGCGCGGCGACCGCGGCCTGTTTCCCGGAGGCCTGGAATGGGAGGCGCTGCACCCGCCCGCGGATCGTAGCTACCGGCGCTCCGACGAGGCTTCGCTGGTCCTGCGCGTGGGCCGCGAGGCCACGGCCCTGCTGATCATGGGCGGGGCGGACGGCCACGTGGAAGAGGACCTGGCGGCGCAACGCCTGGACCTGGGCGCCACGGTGCTGGTGGTCGGCGACCACGGGACGGAAGCCTCGTGCCGGCCCGACTGGCTGGAACTCGTGCGCCCGGCCTGCGCCGTGATCAGCGTGGGGCTCGGTAACGTGCGCGGCCAACCGGACCCGGCCGCCCTGTCGAGGCTGAAAGAGGCACGCCTTCCGATCTGGAGAACCGACGAGAGCGGATCCCTGCGCATCCCCTTCCAGCGATCGACCCCCGGGGCCCGGGCCCCGGCCGTCCAACCGCTGGTCAGTCCTGCGCCCCCAGCTCCAGGAGAATCTCCTGGAAGCCCGGATCGTTCCGAAGCAGATTGTACTCCGGACGGGACATCCACGCCAGCGCCTGCTTCGGATCCACCAGGGTAACGGCCCGCTTCAGGGACTCGATGGCCGCCTCGCGATTCGCCCCATGAGACAAGGCCTGCGCCAGGCGGAAGTGGATAGGCGCTACATCGGGCGCGATGCGGGCGATCTGCTGAAGCAAAGCCGCGGCGCGATCCCACTGCTCCAACTGGATGAGGATCAGGGCGTACGTCTGCCCCGCCATGGTATCCGACGGCTGGAGCTGCATATACTCCTCAAAGTGCTGGCTGGCTTTTTCCGGCTGGCCCCGCCGGAGCTGGAGGGTGGCGAGGTTGAAGTAGGCGTTGGCGTACTGCGGATTCATCCGCGTGGCCATCCGGAACGCGGCCTCCGCCTTTTCATAATCCTCCATGCCGAGGTAGGCGACACCCAGGCTGTTGGCCATGGAGAACGTCATGGGCTCTTCGCGGGACGCCTTTTCGAAGGCTTCCGCGGCCAGGGCAAACTGCTTGACGCGGATGGCCAGCTGGCCGATCTGGTTCTGCACGCCGCGGATATCCGGGAAGATCTGAACGACCTTCTGGTAATGATCGAGGGCGTCTTCGTGACGGTCCTGCTTGGAGGCCAATTCCGCCTTCACTAGGAAATACGAGGCCTGCTTGAGGGCGGCCGCGGAGAGGGGCAGGTCTTTCAGCTGCTCGGGATTCGCGGGGGGCGGCAATTCCTCGAGCAGGTACATCGTCTGCGCGTCCGCCTCGAAACGCAGGGGGGAAGCGGCTTTCGCCAGGGTCCGGCGCGGAGGAGCGCGGAGACCCTGGCGGCTTTCGCTGATTTGCAGGTAATAGTAGGTCGTCACGACCACGATCAGGAGGCCCGACACGAACACCGTCAGCACGAAGAGCAGGGTCTGGCGGCGGAGCTGGCGCTGGGACTCGGCCCAGTAGCCCGCGGGCGCCTGGGCCGTTCCGGGCGGGGCCGGCGGCGCGGCGTTCTCGGCCGTCTTATCCCGGACGTTGTAAACGCTGTGGGAAAGCGGGTCCACCTTCACTCCTTCTCCGCCGCGGGCGCGGCCGCCAGGCCGGAGGACAGCAGGGGCTCGTTGCTGGCCGCGTCCCACGCGACCACGGCCTCATCCACGCGCCGCCGGTCGAGGGCGCTCCGGTCCTTGAGTCGCGCTTCAAACGCCCGGCCGGCGTCGGTCTTGCGCAAGGCGTCGAACGCGGGCCCCGCGTAGCTCTGCATCACCGTGGAGGCGGGGGCCTGGACCGCCGCGTGCTCGAGATGCGTCCAGGCCTGGTCCGGCTGGCCCATCAGCGCGGCCACCGCCGCGGCGTCGAGGACCAGGGGGACCCAGTCGGGGGCTTTCTGAAGGGCCTCCTGCTGGATCGCGTAGGCCTCGGGATAGCGGCCCTGCGAGGCCTCGAGGAAGGCCTTTTCCTTGAGGGCCTTGGGATCGCCGGGAGACAGAGCCAGGTAGTGTTCCAACTGCGCGGCCGTCGCGGCCGCATTCTGCTGCAGGAGGAAGCAGA is drawn from Kiritimatiellia bacterium and contains these coding sequences:
- a CDS encoding ComEC/Rec2 family competence protein, yielding MAAQPMELATGTEGRESPRRPFVGMALFFLAGTGAGLYFEAPLPWLGAAAALLAAAGFLLRHAAASALTGTAVFLAAWLHMGLAAKSPSPREASALMARDREQVELIGMVTGDSITTPARRPDQVYCRFELRVEGLRRRVHWERARGRVSVYWRTDRGAPEPRYGERWLWRGVLERRARFDGGRGGALCTLRPDPEGGRRLSSGRGSKFVAWCLAQRRACFDLLGRGLEQSPDVAALLRTLLLGYRQELSPQLLQAFSTTGTLHIIAISGLHVGIMIVLVTAFLKATGRPRPHWALYLAPALAVYAVGTGMSASTLRATIMALIFWAGPLFRRRPDGLSALALSAILILAFAPLQIVDLGFLFSYSAVLALMMWYPLWIRPFAGRLRADPWAPPESRVRKTVRTAALYVIGLLLTTSAVWFTTAPLTARFFNLVAPMALPSNLLVIPMSFVVLMTGVLTVLFGTLSSWLAEVFNHANRVFAAILLGGIRFFSGLRWGYAYVPTPPAWFLAAWCAWMALLRMARRRAGLVLAGLLALGAGWAWLRGSDAAHADVLDVGQGQAIFLNLPGPRDVLVDTGPRFASRDVLRHLRRHGVNGLHALILTHGDAEHIGGTAAVLDSLPVDEIWCTAHLGRSPAYRELLADIRRRGIPLRTLSRGDRGLFPGGLEWEALHPPADRSYRRSDEASLVLRVGREATALLIMGGADGHVEEDLAAQRLDLGATVLVVGDHGTEASCRPDWLELVRPACAVISVGLGNVRGQPDPAALSRLKEARLPIWRTDESGSLRIPFQRSTPGARAPAVQPLVSPAPPAPGESPGSPDRSEADCTPDGTSTPAPASDPPG
- a CDS encoding tetratricopeptide repeat protein, whose translation is MDPLSHSVYNVRDKTAENAAPPAPPGTAQAPAGYWAESQRQLRRQTLLFVLTVFVSGLLIVVVTTYYYLQISESRQGLRAPPRRTLAKAASPLRFEADAQTMYLLEELPPPANPEQLKDLPLSAAALKQASYFLVKAELASKQDRHEDALDHYQKVVQIFPDIRGVQNQIGQLAIRVKQFALAAEAFEKASREEPMTFSMANSLGVAYLGMEDYEKAEAAFRMATRMNPQYANAYFNLATLQLRRGQPEKASQHFEEYMQLQPSDTMAGQTYALILIQLEQWDRAAALLQQIARIAPDVAPIHFRLAQALSHGANREAAIESLKRAVTLVDPKQALAWMSRPEYNLLRNDPGFQEILLELGAQD